In one window of Pseudodesulfovibrio sediminis DNA:
- a CDS encoding phenylpyruvate tautomerase MIF-related protein, translated as MPFIKVETNISVDDVEGASRKLSALAVRLLGKPEQYVLAIMEPDKALLFGGTADPAAFVSLNSIGLPEDRTTELSQGICSFMQEIFGIPGERVYIAFQDIQRNMFGWNSGTF; from the coding sequence ATGCCGTTCATCAAGGTTGAGACCAATATCAGTGTTGATGATGTGGAAGGGGCAAGCAGGAAGTTGTCTGCACTGGCCGTTCGTTTGCTGGGAAAGCCCGAACAATACGTGTTGGCCATTATGGAGCCTGATAAAGCCCTGCTTTTCGGCGGGACTGCCGACCCGGCAGCCTTTGTCTCTCTCAATTCAATCGGGTTGCCAGAGGATCGCACTACGGAGCTTTCCCAAGGCATTTGTTCATTCATGCAAGAGATATTCGGTATTCCGGGCGAACGCGTATATATCGCGTTCCAGGATATTCAACGGAATATGTTCGGGTGGAACTCCGGGACGTTCTAG
- a CDS encoding PhzF family phenazine biosynthesis protein — MELEMYQVDAFAEDVFSGNPAAVVPLYEWLSEDLLQHIAMENNLSETAFFVRKGEYFELRWFTPEAEVDLCGHATLASAHVLYEYLDYTDPVVVFETKSGRLFVDRENGLYSMDFPAWTYNEIQVTERVATALGARPAELYMGQRDMMAVFDTEEDIRALTPDSRLVSKLDGMCLIATAPGLDYDCVSRVFVPEMNIPEDPVTGSAQTILVPYWANRLNKTQISSYQASARGGLLLCEHLGDRVKIAGKAVSYMTGTIHL, encoded by the coding sequence ATGGAACTTGAAATGTATCAGGTGGATGCCTTTGCGGAAGATGTCTTCAGTGGCAATCCTGCGGCGGTTGTTCCGCTTTATGAGTGGTTGTCCGAAGATTTGCTGCAACATATCGCCATGGAGAACAATCTTTCCGAGACCGCGTTCTTTGTGCGCAAGGGCGAATATTTCGAACTGCGCTGGTTTACACCCGAAGCAGAGGTCGATCTGTGTGGCCACGCTACTCTGGCCAGTGCGCATGTGCTGTACGAGTACCTGGATTATACCGACCCTGTGGTGGTTTTTGAAACCAAGTCCGGCCGGTTGTTCGTTGATCGTGAAAACGGCTTGTACTCCATGGATTTCCCGGCTTGGACCTACAATGAGATTCAGGTGACGGAACGGGTTGCCACTGCCCTTGGGGCGCGTCCTGCCGAATTGTATATGGGACAGCGTGACATGATGGCCGTGTTTGATACCGAGGAAGACATTCGGGCTCTGACGCCTGACTCCCGGCTTGTTTCCAAGTTGGACGGTATGTGCCTCATAGCCACGGCTCCCGGTCTGGATTACGATTGTGTTTCGCGGGTGTTTGTGCCGGAAATGAATATTCCGGAAGACCCGGTTACCGGCTCGGCGCAGACTATACTGGTTCCGTATTGGGCCAACCGTCTGAACAAGACACAAATCAGCTCGTATCAGGCCTCTGCCAGAGGCGGTCTGCTTCTGTGTGAACATCTCGGTGACCGTGTCAAGATAGCCGGCAAGGCCGTGAGCTACATGACCGGCACCATTCATCTCTAG
- a CDS encoding penicillin-binding protein 1A — MKILKILGVIFLICMLSGIGGAFWIYHWASSDLPGFKNITDYNPPLVTTVYAQDDQVLGYFYKEKRFLVTLDQMSPWIPKAFLASEDASFYQHDGVDITAIVRAFKANLVAGRTKQGGSTITQQIIKRLLLTSEKSYQRKLKEAILAFRLEKYLTKEEILTIYLNQIFLGAHSYGVEAAARTYFAKNSKDLTIAEAAMLAGLPQAPTRYNPYRNYQFARQRQEYVLGQMLALKWITQEQYQEAMAEEIELKSMPDPSWKDGAYYLEEVRRWLINEYGEEATYNGGMTVTTSCNMKHQVAAEKAVRRGLINSALRRGWEGPVANIPPSDVPAVLVEGPQDTENIMDKSIPMKAWVSTVDKKKAVVRFGIFHGVIPVENMWWVRKPNHKKSHEDVQDPTDARKVLKKGDVVWVTVNKAPKKEDGNWILDLERLPKVQGAMVSIKPDTGEVVALVGGYSFETSQFNRATQAKRQPGSAFKPIVYSTAIDNGFTAASMVLDAPIVYANDAEGKLWRPENFEGTFDGPTLLRTALVKSKNLCTIRIAQKIGIRAIIDRAKAMGLETDFPHDLSVSLGSAVVSLMNLSEAYTTFARGGSYIKPRTVLSVKSAWGDELYTSKPEVVDAISPQTAFIIASLMKQVVQHGTGWRARVLGRPVAGKTGTTNNEQDAWYMGYSPYLLTGVYVGFDELTPMGKWETGSRAASPIWVSYRKQVEEDFPYQDFPQPPGIVMVQVDGSTGKLASPSSTTEYFLPFKVGTEPTEMAPQIGGGDVPASDDDLFKQTF, encoded by the coding sequence ATGAAAATATTGAAGATTCTTGGTGTCATTTTTCTCATTTGCATGCTGTCCGGTATTGGCGGAGCTTTTTGGATATACCATTGGGCTTCCAGCGATCTGCCCGGATTCAAGAATATCACTGACTACAACCCGCCGTTGGTAACCACTGTGTATGCGCAGGACGATCAGGTCCTCGGATATTTCTACAAGGAAAAACGATTCCTCGTCACGCTGGATCAGATGAGTCCCTGGATTCCCAAGGCGTTCCTTGCATCGGAAGATGCGTCCTTCTATCAGCATGACGGTGTGGACATCACAGCTATTGTGCGTGCGTTCAAGGCCAACCTTGTGGCCGGTCGCACCAAGCAGGGCGGGTCCACCATTACCCAGCAGATCATCAAGCGGTTGCTGCTGACTTCGGAAAAAAGCTACCAGCGCAAGCTGAAGGAAGCGATTCTCGCCTTCAGGTTGGAGAAATATCTGACCAAGGAAGAGATCCTGACCATCTATCTCAATCAGATATTCCTTGGGGCACACTCCTATGGTGTCGAAGCCGCAGCTAGAACATATTTTGCCAAAAATTCCAAAGACCTGACGATTGCTGAAGCAGCCATGCTTGCAGGGTTGCCCCAGGCGCCGACTCGCTATAATCCGTATCGTAACTACCAATTTGCCCGCCAGCGTCAGGAGTATGTCCTCGGCCAGATGTTGGCGCTTAAGTGGATTACGCAGGAGCAGTATCAGGAGGCCATGGCTGAGGAGATCGAACTGAAATCCATGCCTGATCCCTCCTGGAAAGACGGCGCGTATTATCTTGAAGAAGTGCGTCGCTGGCTCATCAACGAGTATGGTGAAGAGGCGACCTATAACGGTGGTATGACCGTAACCACTTCCTGCAACATGAAACATCAGGTGGCGGCTGAAAAGGCTGTGCGCCGTGGGCTGATCAATTCCGCTCTGAGACGTGGCTGGGAAGGGCCTGTCGCCAACATTCCGCCGTCAGACGTTCCTGCTGTTTTGGTAGAAGGGCCGCAGGATACGGAAAACATCATGGATAAATCCATCCCCATGAAGGCTTGGGTCTCCACGGTGGACAAGAAAAAGGCCGTGGTCCGTTTCGGCATATTTCACGGCGTGATTCCTGTGGAAAACATGTGGTGGGTGCGCAAACCCAATCACAAGAAAAGCCATGAAGATGTGCAGGACCCGACCGATGCCCGCAAAGTCCTGAAAAAGGGCGATGTGGTCTGGGTGACAGTGAACAAGGCGCCGAAAAAGGAAGACGGCAACTGGATTCTTGATCTGGAACGTCTGCCCAAGGTGCAGGGAGCCATGGTTTCCATCAAGCCGGATACCGGTGAAGTGGTTGCGCTGGTGGGTGGATACAGCTTTGAAACAAGCCAATTCAACCGGGCAACCCAGGCCAAACGGCAGCCCGGTTCCGCTTTCAAGCCCATTGTGTACTCAACGGCCATTGACAACGGTTTTACTGCTGCGTCCATGGTGCTCGATGCCCCCATTGTCTATGCCAATGACGCAGAAGGCAAACTGTGGCGACCGGAAAACTTTGAAGGCACGTTTGACGGGCCGACGCTGCTGCGGACCGCACTGGTCAAGTCCAAGAACCTCTGTACCATCCGGATAGCCCAGAAGATCGGCATCCGGGCGATCATTGACCGCGCCAAGGCCATGGGGCTAGAGACTGATTTCCCTCACGACCTCTCCGTGTCTCTCGGGTCTGCGGTCGTTTCGCTGATGAATCTGTCAGAAGCGTACACCACGTTTGCCCGTGGTGGTTCATATATCAAGCCGCGCACCGTGCTGTCCGTCAAGTCCGCATGGGGCGACGAGTTGTATACTTCCAAGCCGGAAGTGGTGGACGCCATCAGTCCGCAGACCGCATTTATTATCGCCAGCCTCATGAAGCAGGTTGTGCAGCACGGCACCGGTTGGCGCGCCCGCGTTTTGGGCCGTCCGGTGGCAGGCAAGACCGGCACAACCAATAATGAACAGGATGCATGGTATATGGGCTACTCTCCGTACCTGCTCACGGGTGTCTATGTCGGCTTTGACGAGTTGACCCCCATGGGCAAGTGGGAGACAGGCTCCCGTGCCGCCAGCCCCATCTGGGTGAGCTACCGCAAGCAGGTGGAGGAAGATTTTCCGTATCAGGACTTCCCCCAGCCTCCAGGTATTGTTATGGTCCAAGTTGACGGGAGTACCGGCAAGCTCGCTTCCCCCTCGTCGACCACGGAGTATTTCCTGCCCTTCAAGGTGGGCACGGAGCCTACGGAGATGGCGCCTCAGATCGGCGGCGGAGATGTTCCAGCATCGGATGATGACCTGTTCAAGCAAACTTTCTAG
- a CDS encoding YkgJ family cysteine cluster protein yields MSQTQTNDSDVCRRCSLLGPTCCRIATGQEEFCFPLSKVEKERIQDHVPYTGGFVVSPNSKAFIDNVCRLFPGEEAIVAKLFPEGKEHFRLAVDSMGACRFLGPLGCEIPQELRPYYCRLFPFWMVDTLVIHFDAPGCLARREGQTLTRMLHSLDTNRAAVKDLYGRLRLVWGLPPRKGELKVTKSF; encoded by the coding sequence GTGTCTCAGACACAAACCAATGACTCCGACGTTTGCAGACGCTGCTCGCTGCTTGGGCCAACCTGTTGTCGTATCGCCACGGGGCAGGAAGAATTTTGTTTTCCGCTCTCAAAGGTAGAGAAAGAGCGTATCCAGGACCATGTTCCCTATACTGGTGGTTTTGTGGTATCGCCTAACTCCAAGGCGTTTATAGACAATGTGTGTCGGTTGTTTCCCGGTGAGGAAGCGATAGTCGCCAAACTTTTCCCGGAAGGGAAAGAACATTTCAGGCTGGCCGTGGATTCCATGGGGGCATGTCGATTCCTTGGCCCGCTGGGGTGCGAAATTCCACAGGAATTGCGCCCCTATTATTGCCGTCTGTTTCCGTTTTGGATGGTGGACACTCTGGTCATTCATTTTGATGCGCCCGGATGCCTTGCGCGGCGGGAAGGGCAGACCTTGACGAGAATGCTCCACAGCCTTGATACGAACAGAGCCGCGGTGAAAGACCTGTACGGACGGCTTCGTCTGGTATGGGGGTTACCACCCCGAAAGGGTGAGCTGAAAGTGACAAAAAGCTTTTAA
- a CDS encoding KpsF/GutQ family sugar-phosphate isomerase, with protein MECTSGRTDWLNLARDVFDIEIEGLAAVKGQLDDAFVAALTAMAECSGRVVISGVGKSGLVGRKIAATLASTGTPSFFLHPVEGAHGDMGMLRAEDVILALSNSGGTDEVNAIIPTFKSLGCTVIAMTSNRASAMAEAADITIKVAVPKEACPMGLAPTSSTTAQLAMGDALAVCLMEWKSFSQDDFRKFHPGGSLGQRLASCVDQLMHTDNLPVVAENVSMQEALSVLNSGGLGLVAIVDVDNILKGVFSDGDVRRLVCAGHLDSQKSIAEVMTTAPRRANAGESSAHVLDVMERNEITVLPVVRDDDTLAGMVHLHDLLGKGALKFSNGHSGVAG; from the coding sequence ATGGAATGTACGTCCGGTAGAACCGATTGGCTGAACCTGGCTCGCGATGTCTTCGATATCGAAATCGAAGGCTTGGCAGCGGTCAAGGGACAGCTGGATGATGCCTTTGTTGCCGCTTTGACCGCCATGGCCGAATGTTCGGGCCGGGTGGTCATCTCCGGCGTGGGCAAATCCGGATTGGTGGGGCGCAAGATTGCCGCGACACTGGCCAGTACCGGGACACCGTCCTTCTTTCTCCATCCTGTGGAGGGGGCGCATGGCGACATGGGTATGCTGCGGGCCGAGGATGTGATCCTCGCCCTGTCCAATTCCGGCGGCACGGATGAAGTCAACGCCATCATTCCCACGTTCAAGTCTTTAGGGTGTACGGTCATCGCCATGACCTCCAATCGCGCTTCAGCTATGGCTGAAGCCGCGGATATCACCATCAAGGTGGCCGTGCCCAAAGAGGCGTGTCCCATGGGGCTTGCTCCCACTTCCTCGACCACGGCTCAGCTTGCCATGGGTGACGCTCTGGCCGTGTGCCTTATGGAGTGGAAGTCCTTCAGTCAGGACGACTTCAGGAAATTTCATCCCGGTGGCTCGTTGGGGCAACGGTTGGCCTCCTGTGTGGACCAGCTCATGCATACCGACAATCTGCCCGTGGTAGCAGAGAACGTTTCCATGCAAGAGGCGTTGTCCGTTCTCAATTCCGGCGGGCTCGGGCTTGTTGCCATCGTGGACGTGGACAATATCCTCAAGGGCGTTTTTTCCGATGGCGATGTGCGCCGCCTTGTCTGCGCAGGACACTTGGACAGCCAAAAGTCGATTGCCGAAGTCATGACCACAGCTCCGCGCCGGGCGAATGCCGGAGAATCCTCCGCCCATGTGCTCGATGTCATGGAGCGCAACGAGATCACCGTGTTGCCCGTGGTCCGCGACGACGACACCCTGGCCGGTATGGTCCACCTGCATGACCTGCTCGGTAAAGGGGCACTGAAGTTTTCCAATGGCCATAGCGGGGTTGCCGGATAA
- the purF gene encoding amidophosphoribosyltransferase — translation MKKEYCGLFGIYGNKEAARMTYFGLYAQQHRGQESAGIVTWDGDKIREQRGMGLVADVFNERHLGKELKGGIAMGHIRYSTTGASLIRNAQPFLVRHGDLRLALAHNGNLVNTYELRAELEENGSIFQTTMDTEVIAHLIIKYLHKTDTIEEAIAEACKRIRGAFSMLILANDKLIALKDPNGVRPLALGRVGDSYVFASETCAFDLIEAEYLRPLNPGEMVIIQDGKMDSMHYCEPQPKRQCIFELIYFARPDSNVFGDVVYERRKAMGAMLAKEAPVDADFVMPFPDSGNYAAVGYSQESGLPLELAMIRNHYVGRTFIQPSQDMRDFSVRVKLNPVKSMIQGKRIIIVEDSIVRGTTIRARVKKLRELGAREIHLRVSCPAIKHPCFYGIDFSSKGELIAANHKPEDIARFLGIESLHFISIPGLLDSVTDIDSWCLACFDGHYPIPLSDRMGKDCLEATPGIIKEFC, via the coding sequence ATGAAAAAAGAGTATTGCGGACTGTTCGGTATATACGGCAACAAAGAAGCTGCCAGGATGACGTACTTTGGGTTGTATGCCCAACAGCATCGTGGGCAGGAGTCTGCCGGTATCGTCACCTGGGATGGCGATAAGATTCGCGAACAGAGAGGGATGGGCCTTGTGGCCGATGTGTTCAACGAACGCCACCTCGGTAAGGAACTTAAAGGTGGCATCGCCATGGGACACATCCGGTATTCAACCACCGGTGCATCCCTGATTCGTAATGCCCAGCCGTTCCTCGTGCGACACGGAGACCTCCGGTTGGCTCTGGCCCACAACGGCAATCTCGTCAATACCTATGAGCTTCGAGCCGAACTCGAAGAAAATGGTTCCATTTTCCAGACCACCATGGATACGGAAGTCATTGCGCATCTGATCATCAAGTACCTGCACAAGACCGATACCATCGAAGAGGCTATTGCAGAGGCGTGCAAGCGTATCCGTGGCGCCTTCTCCATGCTCATTCTCGCCAATGACAAGCTCATCGCCCTCAAGGACCCCAATGGCGTTCGTCCCCTGGCCCTCGGGCGGGTTGGCGACAGTTACGTTTTCGCCTCCGAGACCTGTGCTTTTGACCTCATCGAGGCCGAGTATCTGCGTCCGCTCAATCCTGGTGAAATGGTCATCATTCAGGATGGCAAGATGGATTCCATGCATTACTGCGAGCCGCAGCCCAAACGTCAGTGTATCTTCGAGCTTATCTACTTCGCCCGTCCCGACTCCAATGTGTTCGGTGACGTTGTGTACGAACGTCGCAAGGCCATGGGCGCCATGCTTGCCAAGGAAGCTCCGGTGGATGCGGACTTTGTCATGCCGTTCCCGGATTCCGGCAACTATGCCGCAGTCGGGTATTCTCAGGAGTCCGGTCTGCCGCTGGAGCTCGCCATGATCCGCAACCACTATGTGGGCCGGACATTTATTCAGCCCTCGCAGGACATGCGTGACTTCTCGGTTCGCGTAAAGCTCAACCCGGTCAAGTCCATGATTCAGGGCAAGCGTATCATTATCGTGGAAGATTCCATTGTGCGCGGTACCACCATTCGTGCCCGTGTCAAGAAATTGCGTGAGCTGGGTGCCCGAGAGATTCATCTGCGGGTCTCTTGTCCGGCCATCAAGCACCCCTGCTTTTACGGCATTGATTTTTCTTCCAAGGGTGAACTGATCGCGGCCAACCACAAGCCGGAGGATATCGCCCGTTTCCTTGGCATTGAATCCCTGCATTTCATCTCCATTCCAGGTCTGTTGGATTCTGTGACCGACATTGATTCCTGGTGTCTCGCTTGTTTTGACGGGCATTATCCGATTCCGCTGTCCGACCGAATGGGCAAGGATTGTCTTGAAGCGACCCCCGGAATTATTAAAGAATTCTGTTAA